One segment of Coffea arabica cultivar ET-39 chromosome 7c, Coffea Arabica ET-39 HiFi, whole genome shotgun sequence DNA contains the following:
- the LOC140010718 gene encoding uncharacterized protein has protein sequence MEDKRSRTKKTNRERGSRRGREGEQVQEPVPEPIEEREAAVEQQPEPRLPGEIRKVRRFIQGLNVELQEALAAVQINTFTEVLEKALRIETARTQVRNFHAKRKGAPSGAQGSVRGERSMPPAKSSRGAGSGRFSNTFRGSAPRGNAQRGGQGGRGQGRGFTQGGQTSTPRVTCGYCGKLNHTEDECWRKARKCLRCGSADHQMVNCPLISDTQSTARSNPKPTTAGGARSRVPARVYSLDQTTVLEPTKVVEGTIPVFHRLARILIDPGATHSFVNPAFMLGIDSKVERLPYDLEVRTPTGEATLKHDVRGMIASSALISGIRARKLLSRGARGYLAFLINTPGEKTKLEDMPVISKYPDVFPEELESLPPEREIEFKVDLVPGTTPISKTPYRMAPAELKELKVQLQDLLERGFIHESESPWGAPVLFVKKKDGSLRLCIDYRGLNAVTIKNKYPLSHIDELFDQLQGAVVFSKLDLRQGFVVVFIDDILVYSRSREEHEQHLRIVLQTLREHQLFAKFILALPSGSDSYTVYTDASKEGLGCVLMQNRNVIAYASRKLKTHEQNYPTHDLELAAVVFALKKWRHYLYGVTFEVFTDHKSFKYLFSQKELNLRQRRWVEFLEDYDLLAIDDDRRRLGSTNRRCFAEIERLQATLRDQGARIRELEAAVLAEQQQSDAYRDQAHAVTGRLMHIVGHIRDRTDHILTECEALVEDVIQDLAEEGQAPVAPAAPGAPEEDPEEDMEEEPSASSESVGSASSQTTC, from the exons ATGGAGGATAAAAGGAGTCGGACCAAGAAAACTAATCGAGAACGCGGTTCCAGGCGAGGCCGTGAGGGTGAGCAAGTACAGGAACCGGTGCCTGAACCGATAGAGGAGAGGGAGGCAGCGGTTGAACAGCAACCTGAACCCAGACTGCCGGGGGAGATCAG GAAAGTACGAAGGTTTATACAAGGGTTAAATGTGGAATTGCAAGAAGCCTTAGCAGCGGTCCAAATCAATACTTTCACGGAGGTTCTGGAGAAGGCTTTAAGGATAGAAACTGCTAGGACGCAAGTAAGGAATTTCCACGCTAAGCGGAAAGGGGCACCTAGTGGAGCCCAAGGGTCGGTACGAGGCGAGCGGAGCATGCCACCCGCTAAATCCAGTCGTGGAGCTGGAAGTGGACGATTTTCGAACACGTTTAGGGGCAGTGCTCCGAGAGGGAATGCCCAGAGGGGAGGCCAGGGCGGTAGAGGTCAAGGTAGAGGTTTTACTCAGGGAGGTCAAACCTCCACTCCCCGAGTGACATGTGGGTATTGTGGAAAATTGAACCACACTGAAGACGAGTGCTGGAGAAAGGCTCGGAAGTGCTTGAGGTGCGGAAGTGCGGATCATCAGATGGTCAACTGTCCGCTAATCAGTGACACTCAGTCGACTGCCAGGTCAAACCCAAAGCCGACTACTGCTGGAGGGGCTAGGTCGAGGGTACCGGCCAGAGTGTACTCGCTAGATCAAACAACTGTGCTTGAACCAACCAaggtggtagaaggtacaatccctGTTTTTCACCGGTTAGCTAGAATTTTAATAGACCCCGGTGCTACTCACTCTTTTGTTAATCCTgcatttatgcttggaattgacTCGAAAGTTGAAAggttaccttatgacttagaggtaAGAACACCTACAG GGGAGGCAACTCTAAAGCATGATGTGAGGGGTATGATAGCCtcttctgcacttatttcgggtaTAAGGGCTAGGAAGTTGCTTAGTCGTGGGGCTCGTGGTTACCTAGCTTTTCTAATTAACACTCCGGGAGAAAAGACTAAGTTAGAAGACATGCCAGTAATCAGTAAATACCCGGACGTATTTCCggaagaattggagtctttGCCACCCGAAagggagattgaatttaaggttgatTTAGTACCCGGAACCACTCCCATCTCTAAAACTCCTTATCGTATGGCACCCGCTGAGCTCAAGGAGTTGAAGGTGCAACTGCAAGACTTGCtagaacgagggtttattcatgAGAGCGAGTCTCCATGGGGAGCTCCagttctatttgttaagaaaaaggacgggagtttaAGGTTGTGCATTGACTATCGAGGATTGAATGCAgtaaccattaagaataaatatccctTGTCCCACATAGATGAGTTATTTGATCAATTACAAGGGGCTGTAGTGTTTTCCAAGTTGGATCTGCGACAAGG gtttgtagtggtgttcattgatgatatcttGGTGTATTCGAGGTCAAGGGAAGAGCATGAACAACATTTGCGGATAGTattgcaaaccctaagagagcaccaacTGTTTGCTAAgttca TTTTAGCTTTGCCTAGTGGGAGTGATAGTTAtacggtttataccgatgcttcgaaAGAAGGGCTAGGGTGCGTGTTGATGCAgaataggaatgtgattgcctaCGCATCCCGAAAGTTAAAAACTCATGAgcaaaattacccgacccatgatttggagctTGCAGCTGTAGTGttcgctttgaagaaatggcgaCATTATCTTTATGGTGTAACTTTTGAGGTTTTTACGGATCATAAAAGTTTTAAGTATCTGTTTTCCCAGAAGGAGTTGAATctaagacaacgtcggtgggtAGAGTTCTTGGAGGACTATGACt TGCTTGCTATAGATGACGATCGGAGACGATTGGGTAGCACCAATCGTAGGTGCTTTGCGGAGATAGAGCGTCTCCAGGCCACTCTCCGAGATCAGGGAGCTCGGATACGAGAGTTGGAGGCCGCGGTTCTGGCAGAGCAGCAGCAGTCAGATGCTTACCGTGATCAGGCTCATGCGGTGACTGGACGTTTGATGCACATAGTTGGCCATATACGAGACCGGACTGACCACATCCTGACCGAGTGCGAGGCACTTGTTGAGGACGTGATCCAGGACTTGGCCGAGGAAGGCCAAGCGCCTGTAGCTCCTGCCGCTCCCGGTGCCccagaggaggatcctgaggaggacatGGAGGAGGAGCCGAGCGCGTCCTCGGAGTCAGTTGGGTCGGCGTCTAGCCAGACCACTTGTTAG
- the LOC140010719 gene encoding uncharacterized protein, producing the protein MQAELRALLWGVRHCVIRGYLELHLEADSLTLVQIVQGTSACPWRLQRDMDELMIFKQSFQSITHCYREANTPADHLANFGADACAGHVFNTFSDLPQLVRGAIRLDRLGLPTFRTRCLA; encoded by the coding sequence ATGCAAGCAGAACTTCGAGCGTTGTTATGGGGAGTTAGACATTGTGTGATTCGAGGGTACTTGGAGTTACACTTAGAGGCTGACTCTCTCACCCTGGTTCAGATTGTTCAAGGGACCAGTGCGTGTCCTTGGCGTCTACAGAGAGATATGGATGAGTTGATGATTTTCAAGCAGTCTTTCCAATCCATCACACACTGCTACAGAGAAGCAAACACACCGGCGGATCATCTGGCAAATTTTGGTGCTGATGCTTGCGCAGGTCATGTGTTTAATACATTTTCAGATTTACCACAATTGGTCAGGGGGGCTATTAGATTAGATCGATTAGGACTTCCTACGTTTCGTACACGGTGTCTGGCATGA